Proteins encoded in a region of the Mesoflavibacter profundi genome:
- a CDS encoding lmo0937 family membrane protein, producing the protein MRGILWLVAVICIIMWVLGFFGVVSGMGTGSLIHILLVIAVIAILYNIISGRRPL; encoded by the coding sequence ATGAGAGGTATTCTTTGGCTAGTAGCCGTAATTTGTATAATCATGTGGGTTCTAGGATTCTTTGGAGTTGTTTCAGGAATGGGAACCGGAAGTTTAATCCATATTCTATTAGTAATTGCTGTTATAGCAATTTTATATAATATTATATCAGGAAGACGACCACTTTAA
- a CDS encoding LOG family protein yields the protein MRKEQHPKGWNEKKTNDSWAIFKIMGEFVNGFEKMSAIGPSVSIFGSARTKPEHKYYKLAEEVASKIVNAGYGVITGGGPGIMEAGNKGAHLAGGTSVGLNIELPFEQHDNPYIDSDKSLDFDYFFVRKVMFVKYSQGFVVMPGGFGTLDELFEAITLIQTNKIEKFPIILVGTEFWEGLMDWVKKTLLDSFANISPGDMDLIHLVDTADEVVEILDKFYEEYRLSPNF from the coding sequence ATGAGAAAAGAACAACATCCTAAAGGTTGGAATGAAAAGAAAACAAACGATTCTTGGGCGATTTTTAAAATCATGGGAGAGTTTGTTAACGGATTTGAAAAAATGAGTGCGATAGGACCAAGCGTATCTATCTTTGGATCTGCTCGTACAAAGCCAGAACATAAATACTATAAATTAGCAGAAGAAGTAGCTTCAAAAATCGTTAATGCAGGGTACGGTGTAATTACTGGTGGCGGACCAGGAATAATGGAAGCTGGTAATAAAGGAGCACATTTAGCTGGCGGAACATCTGTTGGGTTAAATATAGAATTACCTTTTGAGCAACACGATAATCCTTACATAGATTCTGATAAAAGCTTAGACTTTGATTACTTCTTTGTTAGAAAAGTCATGTTTGTAAAATACTCGCAAGGATTTGTAGTTATGCCTGGTGGATTTGGAACTTTAGATGAGTTATTTGAAGCAATTACACTTATTCAAACTAATAAAATTGAAAAATTCCCGATTATTTTAGTTGGTACCGAGTTTTGGGAAGGATTAATGGATTGGGTTAAAAAGACATTACTTGATAGCTTTGCTAATATAAGTCCTGGTGATATGGATTTAATACATTTAGTAGATACAGCAGATGAAGTTGTAGAAATTCTAGATAAATTTTATGAAGAATATAGGCTGAGTCCTAACTTTTAA
- a CDS encoding lysophospholipid acyltransferase family protein — protein sequence MQFIAYILIYPFLWLISILPFRLLYAFSDGLYILIYRIIGYRKKTVKENLRLVFPEKSEAEIKTITKKFYHHLCDMVVEAIKSMTISEKEMKKRFTFKNIEELKKHEKEGRSIVMMTAHYASWEWIFILQTYINYTGYAIYKRLNNQYFDRLVKRIRARYNSYLITTKETFEVLQKAKNKGELTINGFAADQSPKPDKAYHWLDFMGIKVPVYTGAELMAKRLDMTVVFFAVKRVKRGYYETTITTLAEKPHDYKDYEITDQFFKLVEQQIYDAPEYYLWTHKRWKHRDKVPEAFL from the coding sequence ATGCAATTTATTGCCTACATATTAATCTACCCTTTTTTGTGGTTAATCTCTATTTTACCTTTTAGATTACTTTACGCTTTTTCTGATGGATTATACATTTTGATCTACCGTATTATTGGCTACAGAAAAAAAACCGTAAAGGAAAATTTAAGACTTGTTTTCCCTGAAAAATCTGAAGCTGAAATAAAAACCATAACAAAAAAATTCTATCATCATCTATGTGATATGGTTGTTGAAGCTATAAAATCAATGACTATTTCTGAAAAAGAAATGAAGAAACGCTTCACTTTTAAAAATATTGAAGAGCTTAAAAAACACGAAAAAGAAGGTAGAAGCATTGTTATGATGACTGCTCATTACGCTAGCTGGGAATGGATTTTTATTCTTCAAACCTATATTAATTATACTGGTTATGCTATTTACAAACGATTAAATAACCAATATTTTGATCGCTTAGTAAAACGAATTAGAGCACGTTATAATTCCTATTTAATAACAACAAAAGAAACCTTTGAAGTTTTACAAAAAGCTAAAAATAAAGGAGAATTAACTATAAATGGATTTGCTGCAGACCAAAGTCCAAAACCAGACAAAGCTTATCATTGGTTAGATTTTATGGGAATTAAAGTTCCTGTTTACACTGGCGCAGAATTAATGGCTAAACGCCTAGATATGACTGTTGTATTTTTTGCTGTAAAGCGTGTTAAAAGAGGTTATTACGAAACTACAATTACTACACTTGCAGAAAAACCTCATGATTATAAAGATTACGAAATCACAGATCAGTTTTTCAAACTGGTAGAACAACAAATTTATGATGCTCCAGAATATTACTTATGGACGCACAAACGTTGGAAACACAGAGATAAAGTACCAGAAGCTTTCCTATAG
- a CDS encoding rhomboid family intramembrane serine protease — MGNLAIVTIIIIAANVIISYKGFEDYGFFDKYKFNVGAIKRGEQFRLFSSGFLHVNTQHLLFNMITLYFFANNVIAYVGSLKFIIIYVISLIAGGLLSLYFHKDEYHYSAVGASGAVTGILYAAILLNPDMSLYFFFIPVPIPGYVFGIGYLLYSIYGMKKRIGNIGHDAHFGGAIGGYVTTLILVPYLFKINLTMVVVLALPIILLFVMKKLGKI, encoded by the coding sequence ATGGGTAATTTAGCAATTGTTACAATAATTATAATCGCCGCAAACGTTATAATATCTTATAAAGGATTTGAAGATTATGGTTTTTTTGATAAGTATAAATTTAATGTTGGTGCCATAAAAAGAGGCGAACAATTTAGATTGTTTAGTTCTGGATTTTTACATGTAAATACACAACATTTGTTGTTTAACATGATTACGCTTTATTTTTTTGCTAACAATGTAATTGCTTATGTTGGCTCACTTAAATTTATAATTATTTATGTTATAAGTTTAATTGCAGGTGGATTATTGTCACTATATTTTCATAAAGATGAATATCATTACAGCGCAGTAGGCGCAAGTGGAGCAGTTACAGGTATTTTATATGCTGCAATTTTATTAAATCCAGACATGAGTTTGTATTTCTTTTTTATTCCTGTTCCAATTCCTGGTTATGTTTTTGGTATTGGATATTTGTTATATTCTATCTACGGAATGAAAAAGCGAATTGGTAATATTGGTCACGATGCACATTTTGGAGGCGCAATCGGTGGTTATGTAACTACTTTAATTCTGGTTCCTTATTTGTTTAAAATTAATTTAACAATGGTTGTTGTTTTAGCGTTACCAATTATTTTATTATTTGTAATGAAAAAGTTGGGTAAAATCTAA
- the mnmE gene encoding tRNA uridine-5-carboxymethylaminomethyl(34) synthesis GTPase MnmE, with translation MIYNDTIVALATASGAGAVAIIRLSGKDAINIAAENFKSVKDSKRLNTQKTHTIHLGYIIDENRVIDQVLVSIFKNPNSYTGEDVVEVSCHGSVYIQQEIIQLFLRKGCRMANPGEFTLRAFLNGKLDLSQAEAVADLIASDNEASHQIAMQQMRGGFSSEIAKLREELLNFASLIELELDFAEEDVEFADRDQFKDLVDRISFVLKRLIDSFAVGNVIKNGIPVAIVGEPNVGKSTLLNALLNEERAIVSDIAGTTRDTIEDELVINGIGFRFIDTAGIRDTKDVVENIGIKKTFEKIDQAQVVVFLFSANEFKSQSERLIVEVEKIKNKFPLKPMLIVANKVDQLSEAEKDVVTQSLKTIQHVEALTISAKNNEGVEDLKDKLIGFVNTGALNNNETIVTNTRHYDALLKAFEEIQKVKYGLETGLSGDLMAIDIRQALFHFGEITGEITTDDLLGNIFANFCIGK, from the coding sequence ATGATATATAACGATACCATAGTAGCATTAGCAACCGCTTCTGGCGCTGGCGCAGTTGCCATAATTAGATTGTCGGGTAAAGATGCGATTAATATAGCAGCAGAAAACTTTAAGTCAGTAAAAGATAGTAAACGCCTAAACACACAGAAGACGCATACCATACATTTGGGATATATTATTGATGAAAACCGCGTTATAGATCAGGTTCTAGTGTCTATTTTTAAAAACCCAAATTCGTATACAGGCGAAGATGTTGTAGAAGTGTCTTGTCATGGTTCGGTATATATTCAACAAGAAATTATTCAACTATTTTTAAGAAAAGGTTGCCGAATGGCAAATCCTGGCGAATTCACTTTACGTGCCTTTTTAAACGGAAAGTTAGATTTAAGCCAAGCCGAAGCTGTTGCCGATTTAATTGCTAGTGATAATGAAGCATCACATCAAATTGCGATGCAGCAAATGCGAGGCGGATTTTCTTCTGAAATTGCTAAACTACGAGAAGAACTGTTAAATTTTGCTTCTCTAATAGAGTTAGAATTGGACTTTGCAGAAGAAGATGTAGAGTTTGCAGATCGTGATCAATTCAAGGATTTGGTAGACCGTATTTCTTTTGTGTTAAAACGTTTAATAGACAGTTTTGCGGTTGGAAATGTGATTAAAAACGGAATTCCTGTAGCAATTGTAGGCGAACCAAACGTAGGTAAATCTACATTGCTTAATGCGCTATTAAATGAAGAACGCGCCATAGTTAGTGACATTGCAGGAACAACTAGAGATACGATTGAAGATGAATTAGTGATTAATGGTATTGGTTTTAGATTTATTGATACTGCAGGAATTAGAGATACAAAAGACGTTGTAGAAAATATTGGAATTAAAAAAACTTTCGAGAAAATAGACCAAGCGCAAGTCGTTGTGTTTTTATTTTCGGCTAACGAATTTAAATCGCAAAGCGAACGTTTGATTGTAGAGGTAGAAAAGATTAAAAATAAGTTTCCGTTAAAACCGATGTTAATTGTAGCTAATAAAGTAGATCAATTATCGGAAGCAGAAAAGGATGTTGTAACGCAGTCTTTAAAAACAATCCAACATGTAGAAGCATTAACAATTTCAGCAAAAAATAATGAAGGTGTTGAAGACTTAAAAGATAAATTGATAGGTTTTGTTAATACTGGAGCATTAAACAATAACGAAACTATTGTAACAAACACGCGTCATTACGATGCTTTATTAAAAGCTTTTGAAGAAATTCAAAAAGTAAAATATGGTTTAGAAACCGGACTTTCTGGAGATTTAATGGCAATAGATATTAGACAAGCATTATTTCATTTTGGAGAAATAACAGGAGAAATTACAACAGACGATCTTTTGGGTAATATTTTTGCTAATTTCTGTATTGGGAAGTAA
- a CDS encoding helix-turn-helix domain-containing protein, whose product MMHHNAPRCTITLHKAPFMSSNLFIPKTCKHCGNAFTARTTVTKYCGDTCAKRAYKARKRQEKIQATLTKDMQQQKQVVEVHNPNAVNNKDFLSVTEASQLIGVSRWTIQRMIQQGRLKVVPFGRKRIVARWQIENLFN is encoded by the coding sequence ATGATGCACCATAACGCACCACGTTGCACCATTACGCTACATAAAGCACCATTTATGAGCAGTAATTTATTCATTCCTAAAACTTGTAAGCATTGCGGTAATGCCTTCACAGCACGTACAACAGTTACTAAATACTGTGGCGATACTTGTGCAAAAAGAGCCTATAAGGCACGCAAACGTCAAGAAAAAATCCAAGCTACTCTTACTAAAGATATGCAACAGCAAAAACAAGTTGTTGAAGTTCACAATCCTAATGCTGTAAATAACAAAGATTTTTTAAGCGTAACAGAAGCCTCACAACTTATTGGCGTGAGTAGATGGACCATTCAAAGAATGATTCAACAAGGACGTTTAAAAGTAGTTCCTTTTGGTAGAAAGCGTATTGTGGCAAGATGGCAAATAGAAAACCTCTTTAATTAA
- a CDS encoding site-specific integrase: protein MKVTLRQRKKNYKISLYLDYYHKGKRKTEYLRLYLTPNPKTKTEREVNKKTKQLAETICAQRQIEIQNGIYGFQDIEKLKGSFITYITALAEKKNTSSGNYGNWNSMLKHLKKFCPTDVSFQDIDKSFVERFKEYLDKDAIGRAGKQLSQNSKYSYFGKFSAALKQAVKDGILKVNPANGVEYFKQGEPQREFLTLDELQKAVNTECELPILKNAFIFSALTGLRWSDIEKLIWSEIQHSKEMGYYIRFRQKKTKGVETLPISDQARNLLGEKGNPDDKVFDGLHYSAWSNLKLQQWMMKAGITKNITFHCARHTYATLQLTLGTDIYTVSKLLGHKELRTTQIYAKVIDDKKKEAANRIQLDL from the coding sequence ATGAAAGTAACATTAAGACAACGCAAGAAGAACTACAAAATAAGTCTGTATTTAGATTACTATCATAAAGGCAAACGTAAAACAGAATACTTACGCTTATACCTTACACCTAATCCTAAAACCAAAACTGAAAGAGAAGTTAATAAGAAAACCAAACAATTGGCTGAAACTATATGTGCACAGCGACAAATAGAAATTCAAAATGGTATTTATGGTTTTCAAGATATTGAAAAGCTAAAAGGCAGTTTTATTACTTACATCACAGCTTTAGCAGAAAAGAAAAATACAAGCTCTGGCAATTATGGTAATTGGAATAGTATGCTAAAACATTTAAAAAAGTTTTGTCCAACTGATGTTAGTTTTCAAGATATAGACAAATCATTTGTTGAGCGTTTCAAAGAGTATTTAGATAAAGATGCAATAGGTAGAGCAGGTAAGCAATTGTCTCAAAATTCAAAATATTCATATTTCGGGAAATTTTCAGCAGCATTAAAACAGGCTGTAAAGGATGGTATATTAAAAGTAAATCCTGCAAATGGTGTTGAATACTTTAAACAAGGCGAACCTCAACGAGAATTTTTAACGCTTGATGAATTACAAAAGGCAGTTAATACAGAATGTGAACTACCTATTTTAAAAAATGCTTTTATTTTTTCAGCTTTAACCGGATTACGTTGGTCAGATATTGAAAAACTAATATGGTCAGAAATCCAGCACTCTAAAGAAATGGGATATTATATCCGATTTAGACAAAAGAAAACTAAAGGTGTAGAAACCTTACCAATATCAGACCAAGCAAGAAATCTATTAGGAGAAAAAGGTAATCCAGATGATAAAGTGTTTGATGGCTTACATTATAGTGCCTGGTCTAACTTAAAGCTACAACAATGGATGATGAAAGCAGGTATTACTAAAAATATAACCTTCCATTGCGCGCGCCATACCTACGCTACCTTACAATTAACATTGGGTACAGACATATATACAGTATCAAAATTATTAGGTCATAAAGAGTTACGCACTACACAGATATATGCTAAAGTAATTGACGATAAAAAGAAAGAAGCTGCTAACCGTATTCAACTGGATTTATAA
- a CDS encoding DUF6617 family protein, with protein MKGSVFSSLVSITNGLHRDNRQKKDFKYLLSDFKLNPKANNAVFKVNFKKPLNAKKEYYQKLIFIETENTVASFSKEFPVNATTPENKYSYTILLNKFDKYLNDIATYINKRGITADLNNDDNYIINYLKVSAIRLYAELQEQYGQFSENTTFSISEIAEKYFNDETFDVNVIEKSTTKKVATKKTSKTKAKPKTSFGYKSNDTSTLLTVLKLVNLKIDLLDNRTTVEQLHELLLAKDFTNTESQIYLQCETTQFSYLVTKLKPFFIYFNPTAIERSGKFVTKTGTLLKANNLHKNKVHNPKEKEEIDKIIQQLQ; from the coding sequence ATGAAAGGAAGTGTATTTTCAAGTTTGGTTTCTATAACCAATGGCTTACATAGAGATAATAGACAAAAAAAGGATTTTAAATACCTACTGTCTGATTTTAAATTGAATCCAAAAGCCAATAATGCAGTTTTTAAAGTAAACTTTAAAAAGCCTTTAAATGCGAAAAAAGAATACTACCAAAAGCTAATCTTTATTGAAACAGAAAATACAGTAGCATCATTTTCAAAAGAATTTCCCGTAAATGCAACTACACCGGAAAATAAATATAGCTATACTATTCTACTTAATAAATTTGATAAGTACTTAAATGACATTGCAACTTATATCAATAAGAGAGGAATAACAGCAGATTTAAATAATGATGATAATTATATCATAAACTACTTAAAAGTGTCTGCTATAAGATTGTATGCTGAACTACAAGAGCAATACGGTCAGTTTTCAGAAAACACAACATTTTCTATTTCAGAAATTGCAGAAAAATACTTTAATGATGAAACTTTTGATGTTAATGTGATAGAAAAGAGCACCACTAAAAAAGTTGCTACCAAAAAAACATCAAAAACGAAAGCAAAACCAAAGACTTCTTTCGGATATAAAAGTAATGACACTTCAACTTTGCTAACTGTGCTCAAACTGGTAAATCTAAAAATAGATTTGTTAGATAACCGTACAACTGTAGAACAGTTGCACGAACTCTTATTAGCAAAAGATTTCACAAATACAGAATCGCAAATTTATCTTCAATGCGAGACGACACAGTTTAGTTACCTTGTAACAAAACTTAAACCATTTTTTATTTATTTCAATCCTACGGCAATAGAACGTTCTGGAAAATTTGTTACCAAAACAGGTACGCTATTAAAGGCTAATAATCTTCACAAAAACAAAGTTCATAACCCAAAAGAAAAGGAAGAAATAGATAAAATTATCCAACAACTGCAATAA
- a CDS encoding helix-turn-helix domain-containing protein, whose translation MDEILERLKIIEQHVLDRNIIVKNVLSFNEACKFLELSQSHLYKLTSTGTIPHYKPNGKKIYFNRVELEEWLLSNRVDSQDEIEQQAADYLIKKGAVKL comes from the coding sequence ATGGACGAAATATTAGAACGTCTCAAAATTATTGAACAGCACGTTTTAGACAGAAACATTATTGTAAAAAACGTATTGAGCTTCAACGAAGCGTGTAAGTTTTTGGAATTATCACAATCCCATTTATACAAACTTACAAGTACAGGAACCATTCCACATTATAAACCGAATGGAAAGAAAATTTATTTTAACAGAGTCGAATTAGAAGAATGGTTATTAAGTAACCGTGTTGATTCACAAGATGAAATCGAACAGCAAGCTGCCGATTACCTAATTAAGAAAGGAGCGGTGAAGTTATGA
- a CDS encoding helix-turn-helix domain-containing protein, which yields MALSQDIKDLKARIELLRQSRAEVLKDTWIDNQDVLQTLHISKRTLQTLRTNGTLPYSKVKGKFYYRVADIEQLLQDNYYNHNFKQDGNK from the coding sequence TTGGCACTCTCGCAAGATATCAAGGACTTAAAAGCACGTATCGAATTGTTGCGACAATCGAGAGCAGAAGTATTAAAGGATACGTGGATAGACAATCAAGATGTATTGCAGACTTTACATATTAGTAAGCGTACGTTGCAAACTTTAAGAACCAATGGCACTTTGCCTTACAGCAAAGTAAAAGGTAAATTTTACTATAGAGTTGCTGACATAGAGCAATTGCTTCAAGATAACTACTACAACCATAATTTCAAGCAAGATGGAAATAAGTAG
- a CDS encoding BT4734/BF3469 family protein encodes MEISREAILDKTHYGLKIYAYVLRQYYPNQTVLSVKGRDCGITRNPFNGGKETLRIHIVGIIATHRDIELEAFKGDVFDFAQYHFRITDEEELFQKINQELHLNLEVKGKDELEWLNEPDDTWYANCSFFKAPVHNVFPSETLRLHQVFALIISDKYKSITEDLRAITNVKEARKFKANRFDYVTLSGIFEKRGDKNLLKHSNLLTIDFDHLENLQELRTQLLNDEYFETEMLFISPSGDGLKWIIRIDISEVSHSEYFTAVANYIKHNYNIEVDQSGKDVSRACFLPYDPTAFLHKRHQAL; translated from the coding sequence ATGGAAATAAGTAGAGAAGCAATTTTAGACAAAACACATTATGGTTTAAAAATCTATGCCTATGTATTGAGACAGTATTATCCTAATCAAACGGTCCTTTCTGTAAAAGGAAGGGACTGTGGGATAACTCGCAATCCATTTAATGGTGGTAAAGAAACCTTACGGATTCATATTGTTGGTATTATAGCAACACATAGAGATATAGAATTAGAGGCCTTTAAAGGTGATGTATTCGATTTTGCACAATACCATTTTAGAATAACCGATGAAGAAGAATTATTCCAGAAGATAAATCAAGAGCTACATCTAAATTTAGAAGTCAAGGGAAAAGACGAATTGGAATGGCTTAATGAACCAGACGATACCTGGTATGCCAACTGTAGCTTTTTTAAAGCACCTGTTCACAATGTGTTTCCTTCGGAAACACTGCGGTTACATCAAGTATTTGCATTAATCATAAGTGATAAATACAAAAGCATTACTGAAGATTTAAGAGCAATTACCAATGTAAAAGAAGCGCGTAAATTCAAAGCAAATCGCTTTGATTACGTAACACTTTCAGGAATATTTGAAAAACGAGGCGATAAAAATTTGCTAAAGCATTCTAATTTATTAACCATTGATTTTGACCATTTAGAGAATCTACAAGAGTTAAGAACACAGCTCTTAAATGATGAATATTTTGAAACCGAAATGCTATTCATATCACCATCTGGTGATGGTTTAAAATGGATTATTAGAATAGATATTTCAGAAGTATCACATTCAGAATATTTCACAGCAGTAGCAAATTACATTAAACACAATTATAACATTGAGGTTGACCAGTCAGGTAAAGACGTTTCCAGAGCGTGTTTTTTACCATACGACCCAACAGCCTTTTTACATAAAAGACATCAAGCATTATGA
- a CDS encoding DUF3987 domain-containing protein has protein sequence MTKIFNPKDWLEVPKEQPQPKSNTATTNVVAVADNDIESYISAIEQSGLDITGNYATWRDLGFALAEEYGETGRDYFHRISKNYAGYDSKECDEQFNKCLNAKGHGITIATFYHYAHQSGIKPTKQQNNNEVATNVATIVDTPNQAMPTIPEKVYENLPQFLQQVVNPANGQEEKDILLLGALTAFSACFPKLFGIYDQRKVFCNLYLFVTAPASAGKGRLNQIKNLVEPVHKLKREQAKVLKQQFQAETATYNMNKGKDENLEKPSKPPERMLFIPANNSVTGVYQLISDNDGRGLIFETEGDTLAQAFKSDYGNYSDGFRKAFHHETISYYRRTDREYVDIEKPCLSTVLSGTPKQVATLIPNAENGLFSRFMFYYMNIKPTWKNVFQNSNKVGLDDYYNQLGSEFLELYKTLKNNPEIEIRLTTTQQQQFNTFFESLQTKYINLQPEEYIATIRRLGLIAFRIMMLFTAFRIMEDGDVNATKECEDVDFENALTIISILVKHSSKVFNGLPIEKKVTKRLNRKERFLESLPKQFIRQDYLDLAAKQSIPHKTAEGYITKFVEAGLIHREAHNNYSNPAKT, from the coding sequence ATGACTAAAATATTTAACCCAAAAGATTGGTTAGAAGTTCCTAAAGAGCAACCTCAACCAAAAAGCAACACGGCAACAACTAATGTTGTTGCTGTTGCTGATAACGACATTGAATCCTACATTTCAGCAATCGAGCAATCAGGTTTGGACATAACAGGAAACTATGCAACTTGGAGAGATTTAGGTTTTGCTTTAGCTGAAGAATATGGAGAAACAGGAAGAGATTATTTCCACCGAATAAGCAAAAACTATGCGGGCTATGATTCAAAAGAATGTGATGAACAATTCAACAAATGCTTAAATGCAAAAGGACACGGAATTACAATTGCTACCTTTTACCATTACGCACATCAATCAGGTATCAAACCGACCAAACAACAAAACAACAACGAAGTTGCAACAAACGTTGCAACTATTGTTGATACACCCAACCAAGCAATGCCAACAATACCAGAAAAGGTATATGAGAATTTGCCACAGTTTTTACAACAAGTTGTAAACCCTGCTAATGGTCAGGAAGAAAAGGACATTTTGTTATTAGGCGCATTAACAGCATTTAGTGCGTGCTTTCCTAAACTCTTCGGAATCTATGACCAACGTAAAGTGTTTTGTAATTTATATCTATTTGTTACAGCACCTGCATCTGCAGGTAAAGGAAGACTTAACCAAATTAAAAATTTGGTAGAACCTGTTCACAAGTTAAAACGGGAACAAGCCAAAGTATTAAAACAGCAATTTCAAGCAGAAACTGCTACTTACAATATGAACAAAGGCAAAGATGAAAACTTGGAAAAACCGAGTAAACCACCAGAACGAATGCTGTTTATTCCTGCTAACAATAGTGTAACAGGCGTATATCAATTAATTTCTGATAATGATGGTAGAGGATTAATTTTTGAAACCGAAGGAGATACATTAGCACAAGCCTTTAAAAGCGATTATGGTAATTATTCCGATGGATTTCGTAAAGCCTTTCATCACGAAACCATAAGTTATTATCGTAGAACCGATAGAGAATATGTAGATATAGAAAAACCGTGTTTATCAACAGTATTATCAGGGACACCAAAACAAGTGGCAACCTTAATACCTAATGCAGAAAATGGTTTGTTTAGTCGTTTTATGTTCTACTATATGAATATCAAACCAACTTGGAAAAACGTGTTTCAAAATAGCAATAAAGTAGGTTTAGACGATTACTACAACCAATTGGGTAGCGAGTTTTTAGAACTGTACAAAACGCTAAAAAACAATCCAGAGATTGAAATACGGTTAACCACAACCCAACAACAGCAATTCAATACGTTTTTTGAATCTTTACAGACCAAATACATCAACCTACAACCCGAAGAGTACATCGCAACGATAAGGCGTTTAGGCTTAATTGCGTTTAGGATAATGATGCTATTCACAGCATTCCGAATTATGGAAGATGGTGATGTAAATGCAACTAAAGAATGTGAGGATGTAGATTTTGAAAACGCATTAACCATAATTTCAATTTTAGTAAAACACAGTAGTAAAGTATTTAACGGCTTACCAATAGAGAAAAAAGTAACAAAACGTTTAAATAGAAAAGAACGCTTTTTAGAAAGTTTACCAAAGCAATTTATCAGGCAAGATTATTTAGATTTAGCCGCAAAACAGAGCATCCCACATAAAACCGCAGAAGGCTATATTACCAAATTTGTAGAAGCAGGTTTAATACATAGAGAAGCGCACAACAACTATTCAAATCCTGCAAAGACATAG
- a CDS encoding helix-turn-helix domain-containing protein, with the protein MEFGEYIRSLREKRNLLLREMAANLNMDVAYLSKIERGNRMARREQVVAFAKTLKEDENELIKLWMSEQIVLMLKNEKERTEILKIAEEKISKIDELSLLNIDVTF; encoded by the coding sequence ATGGAGTTTGGAGAGTATATACGCTCATTGCGTGAAAAACGCAATTTGCTATTAAGAGAAATGGCTGCAAACCTAAATATGGACGTTGCTTATTTAAGTAAAATAGAACGAGGAAATCGTATGGCAAGACGCGAACAAGTAGTCGCATTTGCCAAAACATTAAAAGAAGACGAGAACGAATTAATTAAGCTATGGATGTCGGAACAAATTGTACTAATGCTAAAAAATGAAAAAGAGCGTACGGAAATCCTCAAAATAGCTGAAGAAAAAATTAGTAAGATTGATGAATTAAGTTTACTGAACATAGATGTAACATTTTGA